TATTGAATGTCAAACTTGTCACGGACCAGTACAGGAATTTGAAATCATGAAGCAATACTCTAAATTAACAATGGGATGGTGTATTGATTGCCATAGAAAAACTGATGTTAAGATGGAGGGTAATGCTTATTATGACAAAATTCATGCTGAGCTTTCTAAAAAATACGGTGTAGAGAAATTAACTGCAGCGCAAATGGGAGGTTTAGAGTGTGGTAAATGCCACTATTAATCGATTTATTAAGATTTTAATATATATATACAATGTCATCAAACAAAAAATACTGGAAAAGTGTTGAGGAGCTAGAAAATAGCTCTATTGTTGAGGCGCTTAGAAATAACGAGTTTGTTGAAGAGATTCCTACTGATGAGTTTTTGGGTAACGCTGATGCTTTATCTACATCTGGAACTTCACGTCGTGACTTTTTAAAGTACGTAGGGTTTAGTACTGCAGCTGTTACATTAGCTGCCTGCGAAGGTCCTGTTCACAAGTCTATCCCTTATGTATTACAACCGGAACAAATCATTCCTGGTGTTGCAGATTATTATGCAACTACCGTTTTTGATGGTTTTGATTTTGCTAATCTTTTGGTTAAAACTCGTGAGGGTCGTCCAATTAAAATTGAAAACAATACAATTGCTGGTGCTAAATTTGCAGCTAACGCAAGAATTCATGCTTCTATTTTAGGATTATATGATAGTACGCGTTTAAAAGAGCCTAAAGTAGATGGTAAAGATTCTACCTGGTCAGCAGTTGATTTAAAAATTAAATCAAGTTTAGCAGATGCTAAAGCAAAAGGTGGACAAGTAGTATTGTTGACTAATACTTTAGCAAGTCCTTCCACAGAGAAATTAATTGCTGAGTTTATTGCAAAAAATCCAAACGCTAAGCACGTTGTATATGATGCAGTTTCATCATCTGAAGCTTTAGATGCTTTTGAAGCTGTTTATGGTCAAAGAGCTTTAGTTGATTACGATTTTTCAAAAGCTTCATTAATCGTATCTGTTGGTGCTGATTTCTTAGGAGACTGGCAAGGTGGTGCATATGATACAGGATATGCACAAGGACGTATTCCTCAAAATGGAAAAATGTCTCGTCACTTCCAGTTTGAATCAAATATGACATTATCTGGAGCTGCTGCTGATAAGCGAGTTCCAATGACTGTAGCTGCTCAAAAGCAAGCTTTAGTTCAAATTTATAATATTGTTGCAGGTGCTTCTGTTCCTGTTTCTTTAGATGAGAAATTTAAAGTAGAAGTAGTTAAAGCTGCTCAGCAACTTAAAGCTGCTGGTTCAAAAGGAGTTTTAGTATCTGGAATTGAAGATAAAAATGCTCAATTATTAGTTTTAGCTATTAATCAGGTATTAGCTAGTGAAGCTTTTACTACTGCTGGAGCAAGACAAATTAGAAAAGGTTCTAACGCAGCTGTTGCACAGTTAATTAAAGATTTGAATGCTGGAAGTATTCATACTTTAATTATGAGTGGAGTTAATCCTGTTTATACTTTAGCTGATTCAGCTGCTTTTGTATCTGGATTGAAAAAAGTTAAAACGTCTGTTTCTTTTTCGTTAAAAGAAGATGAAACTGCATCAATTGTTTCAATTGCTGCGCCAACTCCTCACTATTTAGAGTCTTGGGGCGATCTTGAGTTAACAAGTGGAACTTACAGCTTAACTCAGCCTACTATCCGTCCAATCTTTAATACAAAACAATTTCAAGATGTTTTATTGTCTGTAAATGGTACTCCTGGTACTTTTTATGACTATTTAAAAGTAAATTCTGGAGCTTATACTGCAGGTGCTTCTTGGAATAAAGTATTACATGATGGGGTAGCAATAGTTGGGGCTACAACATTATCAGGAGGTGCTATTGATGCTGCTTCTGCTGCAAATGCTGTTGCAAAATCTAAAGCTGCTGGTGATTTTGAATTAGTACTATATACTAAAACAGGATTAGGGGATGGACAACATGCTAACAATCCTTGGTTACAAGAGTTTCCTGATCCAATTACAAGAGTTTCTTGGGATAACTACGTTACAGTTTCTAATGCTGATGCTAAAAAACTTGGTTTGTCAAACGAAATTGTTGCAAACGGAGGTTTAAATGGTAGTTATGCTACTATTACTGTTGATGGGATTAAATTAGAAAATGTTCCAGTAATCGTCCAGCCAGGACAAGCAGTTGGGACTGTAGGTCTAGCTCTTGGGTACGGACGTAAAGCAGCTCTAAAAGAAGAAATGCAAGTAGGTTTAAATGCTTACGCTTTATATAAAAGTTTCAATAATGTTCAATCAGTTTCTATCGCTAAAGCTGGAGGAGTACATGAGTTTGCTTGTGTTCAAGGCCAGAAAACTTTAATGGGTAGAGGTGATATTATTAAAGAAACTACTTTAGAAATATTCAATACTAAAGATGCTGAGCATTGGAATGAAAAGCCAATGGTATCTTTAGATCACCAGGAAGTAGAGGCTACAACTGTAGATCTTTGGGAATCATTTGATCGTACAACTGGGCATCACTTCAATCTTTCAATCGACTTAAATGCTTGTACTGGATGTGGAGCTTGCGTTATCGCTTGTCACGCAGAAAACAACGTTCCTGTTGTAGGTAAAGCAGAGGTAAGAAGAAGCCGTGATATGCACTGGTTACGTATCGATAGATATTATTCTTCTGAAAGTACTTTTGAAGGTGACAACGAAAGAAAAGAAGGAATTGCTGGTTTATCTAGTTCATTATCTACATTTAATGAAATGGAAAAAGCAGGAGATAATCCTCAAGTTGCTTTCCAGCCTGTAATGTGTCAACACTGTAACCACGCACCTTGTGAAACAGT
The Flavobacterium flavigenum genome window above contains:
- a CDS encoding TAT-variant-translocated molybdopterin oxidoreductase — encoded protein: MSSNKKYWKSVEELENSSIVEALRNNEFVEEIPTDEFLGNADALSTSGTSRRDFLKYVGFSTAAVTLAACEGPVHKSIPYVLQPEQIIPGVADYYATTVFDGFDFANLLVKTREGRPIKIENNTIAGAKFAANARIHASILGLYDSTRLKEPKVDGKDSTWSAVDLKIKSSLADAKAKGGQVVLLTNTLASPSTEKLIAEFIAKNPNAKHVVYDAVSSSEALDAFEAVYGQRALVDYDFSKASLIVSVGADFLGDWQGGAYDTGYAQGRIPQNGKMSRHFQFESNMTLSGAAADKRVPMTVAAQKQALVQIYNIVAGASVPVSLDEKFKVEVVKAAQQLKAAGSKGVLVSGIEDKNAQLLVLAINQVLASEAFTTAGARQIRKGSNAAVAQLIKDLNAGSIHTLIMSGVNPVYTLADSAAFVSGLKKVKTSVSFSLKEDETASIVSIAAPTPHYLESWGDLELTSGTYSLTQPTIRPIFNTKQFQDVLLSVNGTPGTFYDYLKVNSGAYTAGASWNKVLHDGVAIVGATTLSGGAIDAASAANAVAKSKAAGDFELVLYTKTGLGDGQHANNPWLQEFPDPITRVSWDNYVTVSNADAKKLGLSNEIVANGGLNGSYATITVDGIKLENVPVIVQPGQAVGTVGLALGYGRKAALKEEMQVGLNAYALYKSFNNVQSVSIAKAGGVHEFACVQGQKTLMGRGDIIKETTLEIFNTKDAEHWNEKPMVSLDHQEVEATTVDLWESFDRTTGHHFNLSIDLNACTGCGACVIACHAENNVPVVGKAEVRRSRDMHWLRIDRYYSSESTFEGDNERKEGIAGLSSSLSTFNEMEKAGDNPQVAFQPVMCQHCNHAPCETVCPVAATSHGREGQNHMAYNRCVGTRYCANNCPYKVRRFNWFLYNKNTEFDYHMNDDLGRMVLNPDVNVRSRGVMEKCSMCIQMTQATKLKAKNEGRPVRDGEFQTACSSACSSGAMIFGDVNDKESKVAKLAADERSYHLLEHVGTKPNVVYHVKVRNT